The stretch of DNA GCATTGCATGACCAAGCCGAGCGCCTCGCAAAACCGAGCGTCCAGTCGCTCGGCGATGGAGGTCAGCGCGGTGGCTTCTTGTTGAATGATGGTCCGACCGAACCGGAGGATCTCCTCTTGAGGAGTCTCGGCCGTCAGTCGTAGGGCGGCGCCATCCATGGCAATTTCCCAACGAGTTTTAGGGGATTTTCTCGAATCCTCCGCTACCTGCGCGGAGTTGAGCGGGTTGATTCTATTGAGGTTCTGCGAACAGGGCAACGTCGAAGCGTGTCTCACCCTGAGACGCGGTTCTCAAATCGAGGCGCTTGCCAGCACCAATTTGGGCATAAAATGTGGTGTAAGTGATAGAATTCTCCAATTTGGAGGATTTGGCCCGAATTTCGCAACGATAGAACTAGTTGCGGCGTCCAACTGGTAGCGTTAAGGCCGCTGTCAGCTAAATTCCCAGCTTGATACTGTACATCCGGCATCGGCTTGCGACGGATCGCAAAGGGGGCCACCCCGCGATGCCTCAATGTTGCCAATAAAGCGCAATGAGACTCTCCGAAGACCGGAGAGAAGAGGTTGAAGAAAACGAATGGTAACTCTGTCTCGCCTAGGTCCCTTCGCGCTGGAGAACCGCCTCGACCGTCGCCACGACACCGAGATTTTTCGCGCCGTCCATCTCAAGCAACACCGTCAGGCCGCGATCCAAATCTTGCCGGCTCGGTATGCCGCCGATCCGGTTGGTCGTAAGCAACTGCAAGCGCGCAGCGAACTGCTCCGCAAACTGAACCATCCCAACATCGTCCGCTGTTATGGCGCCGGCATCGACGAGTCGATCGCGTTTTTGGCGATGGAACTGGTCGAAGGGGAATCGTTCGCCCAGTACATGGACGATCGAATGTCGATGATCTGGGGCGTCGTGCTCGATATCGCCCAGCAGGTATGCGCCGGCATGGAGTTCGCGCATGTCCGCGGCGTATGTCATTTGCGTCTCAATCCGTGCTGCGTCTTGCTCTCGGGCGAAGGGCTAAAGCACCCTGATCTGCCGCTGGAAGTAAAACTGACGAACTTCTGGGCTGGCGTCGCCTGGCGAAAAGAACCGGTCGCTGAACCCTCGCTCGAAAATCAACTCTACCTGGCGCCCGAGCAGTTCGACCCCGCGGGGAACCCGGACGCCCGCACCGACATTTTCTCGCTCGGTTGCATCATGTACCGCGGCCTTTCGGGACGCGTCCCGTTTCCGCTAGCCGAAGGGGAAACGGACGCCGCCAAGTTGGATCGCTTTGCGACGCCGCCACCGCGGATCGCGACGCTTGCGCTCGACTGTCCGATCTGGCTCGATCGCTTGATCATGCAAATGATCGAAGTCGATCCAGCCAAACGGACCGCCTCGATGGACGCGGTTGCGTCGGCGCTGCGTGAGACGCGCTCGGCCGTTGCGGCCGGGACCAGCTCGCTGGAACATGCGGTCGTCGGCAACGCCGGACGAAACAGCAATATCGAAACCGGCGTCGCCAAAGAAGACGCCAAGCGGTTGCTGAAGCAGAAAAAAGCGAAAGGCCCGGCCGGTCCGATCTACGAACGGCCGTGGTTTCTCGTGCTTTGTTTGCTGCTGGTGATCGGCGCGATCGGGTATGCGTTTCTGCCGATGTCGCAGCAGCAACTCTTCGACCGGGGCGCCAGGTTGATGCAGTCGGAAGAATCGACCGATTGGAAGATCGCCGAAGAGACCTATCTTTTGCCGCTGCTGGAGAAATATCCCGACAGTCCGCACGCCGCCGAAGCCCAGGCCTACGTCGACAAGGTTTGGATCATGGACGCCGAAGCCCGCTTGCGACACAAAGAGCGGATCGGCAAAGACTACAGCAACGACGGCGAAGAGATGTTGGCCGATGCCCGAAAGCTGGCGTTGCTTGGGAGTGAGCTAGACGCATGGTCCAAATACGACCGAATGGTCGCCCAGCTCGACGCCGACTCGCCGGAAGAGCGCCCGTACTACCTGATTGCCCAGCAAGAGCTGGAGAAGCTGCGAACCGAGAAGGTGGTCCGCAAACGGGAAGAAATCACCTCGGTCGACAAACATCTTGGTCTGGCCGAAAAGGCGGTCCAGGCAGGAAATCGGGATCAGGCCCGCCTGATCTATCGCAGGATTATCTCGCTGTATGACGAGAATCCGCAGCTCTATGATGAAGTCCAGGTCGCCCGGCAAGGCCTGGAGACGCTCGGTACGATGTAAACCATCGGCGACCTGCCAAGCGTCGCCGAAACGGCGGCGAGTTTACGGCGATTGACGTTTAGCGTAACTCGAAAGCTGGTTGCGGCTAACGGCGGGCATCCCCCCTGGTGGAACGGTCGCAAATCTATTGACGCAGACCGGCGCGTATCGACAATAGATAGATGCCCACCCGCGAACTTCCCTTTACGTTCGCTCTTTCCCTCCCTACCTCGTCGCGACCAGCAACTACTTGCTCGGTGCGCGGCCAAAGTCGCTCTGAATGCCGATGCTCCGCACTCACGTCCCGCCTGTCGCTCGTTTGGTCGCCCTGATTAGCGCGATCTGCCTGACGCTCTGCGCTGGTCAAGTGAATGCGGACGAAACCCCGGCGATTGATTTCGCCGCCGCGCAAAAACTGCTGGAGACGTCGTGTGCCGATTGCCATAGCGGCGATGAGGGAGAAGGGGGCTTCTCGCTGAATCACTTTACCGACTCTACGGCGATGGGGCGGCAGTTCGACGAGTGGATGAAGGTGCGTCAGCGACTGGCCGATCATTCGATGCCGCCCGACGACGCCGAGCCGATGGACGAGCAGGCCCGGCTGCAACTAGTCGACTGGATCAAAGCATCGACCCGCGACGCCGTTCGTCAGCAAGGCGAGCTTGCCGGCCCGCCGATGTTCCGCCGGATGGCGGTGCATGAGTACTCAAACACAATTCGCGATTTGTTGGGCGCCCACTTTGACGCCGGACATGGGTTGCCGCAAGACTCGGCCGGGGGCGAAGGTTTTAACAACGCCGCCGAGACGCTGATCATTTCGCCGATCCATGCTGAGAAGTATGTCGAAGCGGCGGTCGCCGCGCTGGACTATGCGGCGCACGATTCACGTTCGCGCGGTCGCTTGTTGCGGGAGCGTCCCAGCGACAAGCTGCCCGAGCAAGAAGCGGCGAAGCGGAACTTGAAGAAGTTCGCCGCGGCGGCTTACCGGCGACCACCGACCGAAGCGGAACTGGCCGCGATCCTGCAAACCTACGACGAAGCCCGAGCCGACGGGCTCGACTTTGACGGGGCCTGCTTTTACGCGATGCGCGGCGTGTTGATCTCGCCCAAGTTTCTCTTCTTGATCGAAGAGGCCCC from Blastopirellula retiformator encodes:
- a CDS encoding serine/threonine-protein kinase, whose product is MVTLSRLGPFALENRLDRRHDTEIFRAVHLKQHRQAAIQILPARYAADPVGRKQLQARSELLRKLNHPNIVRCYGAGIDESIAFLAMELVEGESFAQYMDDRMSMIWGVVLDIAQQVCAGMEFAHVRGVCHLRLNPCCVLLSGEGLKHPDLPLEVKLTNFWAGVAWRKEPVAEPSLENQLYLAPEQFDPAGNPDARTDIFSLGCIMYRGLSGRVPFPLAEGETDAAKLDRFATPPPRIATLALDCPIWLDRLIMQMIEVDPAKRTASMDAVASALRETRSAVAAGTSSLEHAVVGNAGRNSNIETGVAKEDAKRLLKQKKAKGPAGPIYERPWFLVLCLLLVIGAIGYAFLPMSQQQLFDRGARLMQSEESTDWKIAEETYLLPLLEKYPDSPHAAEAQAYVDKVWIMDAEARLRHKERIGKDYSNDGEEMLADARKLALLGSELDAWSKYDRMVAQLDADSPEERPYYLIAQQELEKLRTEKVVRKREEITSVDKHLGLAEKAVQAGNRDQARLIYRRIISLYDENPQLYDEVQVARQGLETLGTM